ACAATATCttttttgtggccaaataaCCATGCCATCATGTTACCTTGTGTCGATATCAGGTACTTCCACTATTTATGTAACTAGAGATTAGTTTACAACTTGGTTTTGTTTAACtgcacctaagaagtgatatattgtatataaacatacaaaatatcactatcaTAAACAGGGGATAATACTCGTTAAAGCGTTCATCCTTAACGACATGACGTCTGTCAAAATCACGACATTGACACagcaataaaattgtttttttatttaaatacacACAGTTGTCATCGCTAATCCTTCTCTTAAAAAcagtattataaaaaaaagtattgacCTTCTCTTGGCCAAAGTGTGATAGGCagcaatattttcaaatggtGTTACTTTACCTTGACTAACTCCGGATACTCTTCACAAGGAACTCCATACACAAGGTAAGGACCTATAGCATTCATCTGGGAAAATACCGGGAACTGTCGAGAACTAAACGTACCTTTGACCTTCTCTTTCCAGTAACAAACCTTGACTCTCTGTGTCTGAAACCGAATCAGAAAATGGGGCATTGTCGAGATCTAAAAGCTCAATGAAGAAGTTCACTTTAAATGATCTGATACCAACATCTTGTGAAAATTATTAAGTTGTAAAACTACTACGAAGTTAAAAATACTGCAACACACATTCAATCTCGTTCTATAATTGCGTTTTTACTTGGAAAGGACAGTTGCATCGGTTTTGTTATGACATTTGTGAAGAAAAACAGCATCATATTAAAAGGTATGGCATTTTCCAAGAACAGCAGGTATGAATGTTGTTTTACCTGAAGAGGAACATCTAGTCCAATACTGGTCAGTACTTTACTGGCCCAAGGTCCCACGCACAATACAACCCTCTTGGCTCGATACAGCCTTGCCTCTGTCTTAACAGATATCATTTTTCCAGGAATGATTTCCATCATTTTTTCGCCGTCCTTGAGCAATCCCCCAAGATTTCGGTATTGATTCTGAATTTCAGAGAATATTTGGGATGATTTTAGTATCTAAACACCCTCCTATTTAGAACAAAACAACATGCAAATGAAGaacatttcaacaaaaataaaattggttaagaaaattaaatgattCTAGGATGTTTCTTTGGACCACAACCAGCaaagattatttaaaattaCTGGAAgctgttttaaaatgaaaacaaggaTTGAGTTACCGTCAACTATACAACTTTAGGTTCTTAAAATAGAATACAAAAGAAACAACTACAGACAAAAAGGATCCGGTGtatagaaattatttaaaaaacttGTTTTTCTTAAAAGCTGTAACAAGAACTGTTTATTGGCGGAGGACGATTTTTTTTGTATAGCACTGCGTGATGGTGAGTCACCATGTCCTTTCTCTCATGTTAACCCTTTACACGACAGAGCATTTTACTGCAAtccattaaacatatcaaatatcCACTTCCTACGCACGggaaatgatatataatataaacagttgTTATATGACTGTGTGTTTTGCCGTATTCCAGCAGTGGTCTAGACAGCTCGGCAaaggtcttgacaaaatgcaatgtcaacctgtGACCGATGAACACATATTAAGACGTTGACATTGCAATTCTGGTAACCtggctataaatagacacatTTTTAATAATCAAAATAGAGCATTGTCGATCATCGGGCATAAGTGTGGTAGAATTGGGAAAGATATTTTAGACATGTTAAATGTTGCTGTATGTCCGAAGATTATATTGTGAAGAAGTATAACAGAAGTAATACAAATTCCTACTGAGGAATACATAGATAATATTTTATCGTTTCATTTAACAAACAATTATTGTCTTTTTGTAGGTGAATACGAGGGATTGTTAAACCTTTAAAAGGTGATATTTCCCTCGGTCTTCGGCCTCggggaatatcacctttctcaTGTTTAACTATTCCTCTATTCCTCTATTcacctacaaaaagtcaatatttgtatattattgtcaTATCAATAAATTTTTCACTGGATCAAGGATTTATATCATTATCTCACAACTGGCCGTAAAAATGACGTTTTCGTGTGTACCTCCATCTGAATTAACGGCGCAAtgatttcagagaaaaaaagaGTCCCTCAAGAAATTTGAAATCGCTTAGATTGAATAACAAGGATTCACTTGAATAACTATTTTATGTTATGTATTCCAATCATTGATTATTTCCCATATACTCTAATGTTTTGATTACATCCCTATCCTTTAACCATCTATTCAAGTGAATcctttataattcaatttttgtttGCTACGATCATTTTCAGTGGCTTAAatttttactttatcagcccctAAAGGAAagaaaatggcgtcgccgtttttcgttatatttcaataacataaagaatATATTAGAATTAATccttaataaaatatattcatgtattacctgtatagcaGTAAGTGCCCTGCCAGCCAATATTAGACCCCCGCTAAGGTCTAAAACAGCGCCTCCTATATCTGGGGAGAACGACAGCATAGGGTATGTGTCACGAAGTTTTTCGTCACTCAGTCTTCGAAACGGAGTTTTATTCTTCTGCAAACACATTGCTGTTTCATCAATGTAGTTTATGCCTTTTTGACCGATGCACAGCAACCCAGTTTGTCTGAAAATAGCTTTTGTTTTCATATCGCCCTTGTTTTCATATCGCCCCATTTATAAGACAATGCAATGATACGGTGGTAGAAGACATGAGAGAGTTTACCAAAATAACCACTTTCACAGGTCTATACAAAAAGTTTTACACACGTGTctatgttatttttgtaatttctgCAAAAGCAACATGAACTTGTAAGTTTTCGATTGAATAAATACCTTTAATAAAAAAACTCCAAAATACGACAATGTCGGCCACATTTACTTAGTCAAAAGCACTTGCTTAATTTTCTCATTAAGCACTTAAATGTTCCGGTCACAAATCTCATTTTAATACCAAGTCATAACTTTGGGTTGACATTTGATCATGCCAAAACTAAGTTAATTCCATCCTAGGGTCACATGAGCCTGGCGACAGTGAATATGTCTGCAAATGTTAGCTTAATGTAATACAGTTTGAAATGTTAACTTACTTAAAAAGTGTTTGGTTAGACAGTTCCTCGAGTTGTCTCCACATTTGGAACGCCTTGGTCATCATCTTTGTGTAGTATTCCTTGTCTCCATATGCACTTCGGATTGTTCTAGATTGACCATGAGAACTCCCACGAGTATGGGGCAGTGGAAACTGCAAAACATGATAAATGAGAAGTAAAAGTAAAAGGTTGGGTCATTTAATTCTATTTCAGAATATTGTAATTGTCTGATGTTAAAAACGATTGGAATTGGACATCATGCCTTTACACACCCTTTCATATTAACAGTACATACAAatcagtatgtatatataaacataaataatgtCGATTACTATTTCAGCAAATAATGACGATATATTAAACATCAAgctagatattgataaacatcatatacaaaaagTCTCATAGTTTATATCATTAGAAAcagaacaaaatacaaaatattcaacgAAATTGATGAGTCTTTAATGAAGTGTCTTTATAACCGAATCATTGAATTGAAGCCTGTCgtcttaattttcatttttttcacgaTCAAATTTCAAGCTTTTGTATTCTTTTTGGttctgttataatgatgtttacTTTAGTAccaaatttatcaaatattacacATCACTAAGACAATTTATAGTTTGCGCTAAACTTAATTCTAATTAAACATCAAACCTATGTCTGTAAATTACATGTGCGCGTGTAAAACAAGGACAATTAATACGTGTCAACAACACTTTCAATATCGCTGATACGGAAAAGGGAACGAAGtagttatttcaaaaattatatcTCCTTCTTTGATTAGTTTCAAATCCATAatgaataaaaatgataaactaGTAGTTAATAATTTTACAAGGGATTTAACAGAAACGTCCTTAGCGGAGAATGAAGACTGAGCGCAAATGCCCATTTTTAATTCATTGGATATACTTAAATGTACACACAACTGACAAACAGCCGAACGAATTAACCAACCAGCGGAACAACCAAAGAATTAAGGGGAAGGATAGGGGCGTTAATTGAACTATATAACCAGAGAATTTAGTcacgatgtacatgtatggttAAGAATGCAAGTACCTTCTATTGATATTTCTAGTTTGATGCAAATGAAACATATTTGTGGTATATTATTCAAGCGGTGAAAGTAATAAAATCAGTTTAAAACTCCACTATCACTTTTTCACGTTGCTATAATTCTCTTTAAAGGCCTAGTACAACCTGATATGTTTTATCGTTAGACTTTTGCCAGAACTATCGAACATACGATATAATGACtggaacattttaaaattgataaacCAATTGACTGTACTTCTAGATGGGGCAGGACACTTTTCCTTTGGTTTAGCACTGAGTTAACTAACATTGCGATAATTgtttaagataaatatattaatgcacaaaaatacaattattgtattcaGAGTAAGAACTAAGTATTTGATATAATTAGCGAGGAATTGTACTCAAAGATGATTAGATAAATTTTATTACAACTGAATCAAGCATGTACTTAATATTTCACATACAACAGCTTAATTAGTTTCTAAAAACTCGACTGATTTGGGGGGGTCATCAAGGACCAAAACCATATATGGTCCTTTGTACttaattttagatatattttgaaCAGAAAATTATACTAAAATTTGAGAACGTCTTGAGGTATAGATAAATGGACTGTACACTAACTCACACACCAATACGACATCGTTTAGATACAGAGAAGTAATCTATCGCCttcaaagtaacaattatataaatatagttAACTGTGCATAGTGATAAAAGAGGAATGGCATTGAACAGATTTCACAATTGATATCACTTAAAGAAGGAACAAACTAGTTTTCCATAATTAAAGAGCCAATCACATGAAACATGATCAAAGAATACATTGGTTAGAGGAAGGAAAATATGTACTGATATCAATGTTATGATTACTTACGTGTAAGTCACAAACCTAGTAAATAAACTGaaacttaaataaagaaaattgaaatcGTCCATCTTGTTTAAGAATAATTATGCAAAGATAAAAAATACCTGCTCGATAAGACATGTTGATTTCCCGGCCCTACGGGCATGGTAGGCAGTGTAAGACCCCACTATCCCGGCCCCTAcaactatgacgtcatacactGTTTCTTCAGCCATTGTATTGTTTGATTGGGATTGCTGCCTATTTTTTATATTGCTTTCTTCTTTCTATCTTTCAATCCCGGATACACATGCCTGCGGATATAGATAAACCGTAACCACGGTACCACAAGATTGTCATATCACAACCGTTATGTTAATCAGCCAAACACAGTGGTCGAACTGCAACTGTATGAATTCCAAAAATAGTGATTAAATCTATAGGGTCATATAGGCTTGGTGACAGGAATATTCAATTAATGGCATCGCCTGTCAACTTCTAGACCTACTTTATCTCCAGTAGGTATGATCTAGGTAGCCATGAGATTAACATCTCAAATTTTGTCGCCTTTACGATCATTTAGTTGGGCATTAGTCACGCACAATGTGTTGATAAATATCATCGTATAAAAGTGATCTCTATAAACGTGGAAAATCCAGAAGATACTAAGTTGACGATACCATCAATTAAATATGAACTAAGATATCCTCTCAGTCCATATGACCCTATGATGTATTCATCTTAAGCAGATCAGGTTAAGATCCACATGAAGTATCAAACACCGAAGCTATCAAAACGATGTAAACTAGGAGTTTCAGCAAACTCATTAACAgtttttgatattcatttttctttgtttttatacttGATCTGACTTCCTGAatgaatgggttttttttcgtaTCACTATAAAAAAGTGAGAATGGCATGTTAATGACTCAAAATAGAGATagtgacgttgcgtattgatttgaaaaaaatcccctgaaaatcaatggaatcgtacattaaaatttattttatcaaataccTGCACAATTGGTTATAAGTATTAAGTcagttttttattattataaacacAGTTTgaaacacaacatttacaacTCAAATGGAATAAAGAAacagtgacatcaatacttaaatgctaaaatagaacaaatgttAAACTAGATCCCTTTCACCTACTTCTCCAATTTCTTATCTGTTAATCTAAATTCACAAAACCATCAATTTGccgaaaaaaatatgaaattaatctAATctaatatttgattaattaagacTTAAAGGTGTCTTCTTGCAAACAATTGTGCTTAACACGGAGTGGCGTTAAAATAGCGTAAAggcatattttatataatatcaaGTAAGTACTAATCATGCGAACTTAATCAACGATAGatagaataaaatatatatgttaatatctGTAGGTTACTAGGCGAAAGTTGGTCTTAATATAAATTATTGACAACCTAGTTTGACGTATAGTAATGGATAGAGTGGAGCGCTACATGGAATATATCAAACTCACTGTATTATCAAAAGCCGTATGTGACAAGTGGCGAGCGCTATACACAGTACGTAAGacttatcaattttaaaatagaTTTCGGCTCATACCTTACCACATTGTTGTCTATTGATAATGTGCAGTTATCCAGGGAGGCAAGTAAAACCCTGACTTGAATTATTTAAACAGAAATTACCCCACATATTTTTTCAggttaatgttttgttatgaatTAGTAAACTGtgtaatatataagatattcgATAGGCTGACGGCCTACCCCATTATCGCTAGCCAAGATGTTAGATAGCGTTACACtgcacaaagtcacagtatgtAAGGCGCCTTAGACTGAATAGATATTTAGTTAAAAGGCATGTTCCAGTTATATTAACCGCTTTGTGTTGATATTGTGACTCAGCCACGCAGGCAATAGATGACCTAAAACACACAATTTTTAAATGCAGCTTAACTTGCATGCATGTTTGTACATATGTGTACCTGTAGTAGATGTGTCAAATACATGGTCTCATTAGTAGCAACTTCATGTTTTCGACTTGTGAAGTTAGGGAACAATCACTtgtcacatatacatgtacagcagaTTTTGAGCTCGgtattttgcattgaaaataACGATAGAATTTACAAGTTGCGATGAAAGAGGTTTCTAAGATATTAGAACGAACACATGCAAATATCAGAAAGCAATTCAATCGGCCATGAAAACATGTCATCAAGTCTTGTAATAATGGAACGTTTGTCTTTTTATAGTTATATCTCACTCAATCAAGCCACCGAAGACAGCGAACAAACACAGACCACACGGTCACAGTATACTAACAACAagctaaccagtcgtcccactcccttaatgctgattGCTTAGCAGGAGCAGATATGTCTCTTttattttatagactatggtgtgtctaaATGGCAGATTGCTGTAATAGAATTATGTCAATGTTGAAATTAAGTGTTTCTTTCAATGAAAACCTTTTGTTGATCAGTGTTTAGCATTAACCAATCTAACACTTACCTTTAACTATCCAATAAATGATTTGCCTACACCAACACACCGCTGTTCCAACATTCCATGACTAGTTGATGACACAATGGACTCCGAACGGCTGTTTTGAAAACTCGCTATCAAATCACCTGATACCTATCTATGAAATTGGAGTAATGCTATTCAATTTATTATTACCATATATGTATCATACGGTTTGTAGTTCCGTCACTAAAATTAGTACTTTATTCCTTGAAAATTGCGTCCGATGAAATCCTAATTATTAACGATATATGAAACAATTCTTcaaaacatttatgaaatatcatAAGACGCATTTATAAGTTGATATGAAGAATATAGACAGTAGAATCAAATCAAAGATAGATTTCTGGAAAACCTCTTTTGGACATATCTTTTGGACAAAAGATTTCATACAGAGGTGAATTTCGGAGCCTGCTTATTGGGTAATTAAGGCACatcaagtctgtttctgacagaGGGATGTAATCCATATTGGAATTTTACGAAAATGTTGGCCAATTTTGGTGTGGAATTGATAAGATGTCACCCCACTAAAAGTTTATCAAGGTGGTAGATCTTCAAAAAACACTCACAGGTGTGTGAGATGACGGTCTTCAAAATCAGTAACGGATGAttaaaactccatttaacctcgACAGTGGTAAACATTAACATTGTCGCCTATGTGAAAtaatttggttctgcggtctcaaTAGGAATAATCTACACAAGGGTCAAAAATGCCAAGCAATTCGTAGGCTACAGACATATGTTTATAAGGACCATGAGTTATCTTGAATACAGCCattgatattgtttatttgaCTCATTATAAAGAAGTGtgattaattaaaatgatttgatATAAAGCAATCCATTATGCTAGCACATGACATTTATAATAGTTCTTCacatcatttattgttttataaagaGATTTTGTGGTTTATTAATTTGCAGAGCTATACCCATACTTCACGCATTGACTTAAAAagactaaatatatatatgtattcacaaCAGATACAATTCCGACATCATTGCAAAAATATAATGCTCTGTCAACTCATACAATCACACAAAGGTTCTAGCACAggagtactttcagtactttgatgaACTTTATACAATTTTCCCAATAATTTATCTTTTCTTTATTGTTCTGTCGAATTCACGGATGTTTGCACCTAGAAAATTAACTACGATTTTCTATGacatcatttttataaatgtttgttgTCTCAAGTTTGTAAAATTAGTGTTTATCCAAACATGTAAACACTTGGGTCGCCATTATTTTCTTCAtccttacaaacaaacaaaaaaggtaATGTTGATCTCATAATAACCTTGGAAACAAAAGAACATGATTTGTTTGGTTCATCGTCTGAGTGAATTATTTCATAACTATCACTCAAAGAATTAAGTCAGGacgtttaaataaaaaatacaacaacatgaaaatacaaatacagaGAAATAATGACAAATATTCATGTCCCTTCACTGTTAACGTACTTACCGATCTTCGTAACAGACCTTGTTGTTCAACAAGAAGGCAAATCCTAACTAATATTTGATTCTCTTAATAATTGATGATCACGCGCTATTATTCTGACCACGGATCACTCTATACATACGAGTTATGACTTTATTCTAGGTCAAGCGACCTAGTTTCTTACTG
The Argopecten irradians isolate NY chromosome 9, Ai_NY, whole genome shotgun sequence DNA segment above includes these coding regions:
- the LOC138331837 gene encoding peroxisomal sarcosine oxidase-like isoform X3 — its product is MAEETVYDVIVVGAGIVGSYTAYHARRAGKSTCLIEQFPLPHTRGSSHGQSRTIRSAYGDKEYYTKMMTKAFQMWRQLEELSNQTLFKLSDEKLRDTYPMLSFSPDIGGAVLDLSGGLILAGRALTAIQNQYRNLGGLLKDGEKMMEIIPGKMISVKTEARLYRAKRVVLCVGPWASKVLTSIGLDVPLQTQRVKVCYWKEKVKGTFSSRQFPVFSQMNAIGPYLVYGVPCEEYPELVKVCLHYGPTVDPDSRDDVDDLWVEKALQRYVREHVPGLEPWPVIKESCIYTNTPDEDYILDRHPSCSNIVIGAGFSGHGFKLAPVVGEILSKLAIGLTPEEDLSYFRLNRFTKSHL
- the LOC138331837 gene encoding peroxisomal sarcosine oxidase-like isoform X1, with translation MAEETVYDVIVVGAGIVGSYTAYHARRAGKSTCLIEQFPLPHTRGSSHGQSRTIRSAYGDKEYYTKMMTKAFQMWRQLEELSNQTLFKQTGLLCIGQKGINYIDETAMCLQKNKTPFRRLSDEKLRDTYPMLSFSPDIGGAVLDLSGGLILAGRALTAIQNQYRNLGGLLKDGEKMMEIIPGKMISVKTEARLYRAKRVVLCVGPWASKVLTSIGLDVPLQTQRVKVCYWKEKVKGTFSSRQFPVFSQMNAIGPYLVYGVPCEEYPELVKVCLHYGPTVDPDSRDDVDDLWVEKALQRYVREHVPGLEPWPVIKESCIYTNTPDEDYILDRHPSCSNIVIGAGFSGHGFKLAPVVGEILSKLAIGLTPEEDLSYFRLNRFTKSHL
- the LOC138331837 gene encoding peroxisomal sarcosine oxidase-like isoform X4 — its product is MMTKAFQMWRQLEELSNQTLFKQTGLLCIGQKGINYIDETAMCLQKNKTPFRRLSDEKLRDTYPMLSFSPDIGGAVLDLSGGLILAGRALTAIQNQYRNLGGLLKDGEKMMEIIPGKMISVKTEARLYRAKRVVLCVGPWASKVLTSIGLDVPLQTQRVKVCYWKEKVKGTFSSRQFPVFSQMNAIGPYLVYGVPCEEYPELVKVCLHYGPTVDPDSRDDVDDLWVEKALQRYVREHVPGLEPWPVIKESCIYTNTPDEDYILDRHPSCSNIVIGAGFSGHGFKLAPVVGEILSKLAIGLTPEEDLSYFRLNRFTKSHL
- the LOC138331837 gene encoding peroxisomal sarcosine oxidase-like isoform X2, which produces MPKRNCYANLAIGPCRTSCFTLYHFPLPHTRGSSHGQSRTIRSAYGDKEYYTKMMTKAFQMWRQLEELSNQTLFKQTGLLCIGQKGINYIDETAMCLQKNKTPFRRLSDEKLRDTYPMLSFSPDIGGAVLDLSGGLILAGRALTAIQNQYRNLGGLLKDGEKMMEIIPGKMISVKTEARLYRAKRVVLCVGPWASKVLTSIGLDVPLQTQRVKVCYWKEKVKGTFSSRQFPVFSQMNAIGPYLVYGVPCEEYPELVKVCLHYGPTVDPDSRDDVDDLWVEKALQRYVREHVPGLEPWPVIKESCIYTNTPDEDYILDRHPSCSNIVIGAGFSGHGFKLAPVVGEILSKLAIGLTPEEDLSYFRLNRFTKSHL